GACGCTGATATCGAGATCATCCGTTCTTTCCCTGTTGATTTCGATATTGAGACGGGGCTTGTCGAGGCGGACGTCGGTGTCGATGTCCGTCAGGCGCCCGTCGGCCTTCAGCTCGCCCAGGATGGGGTCGGCGATGGCGACGAGAGAGGCCGTGTCGTCGCCGACGAGAGTCAGGGCCAGGTCGGCGCCGCCCCAGGTGGCCAGGGTGAGCTTGGCGTCGCGGAAAATGGAGAGATCGCGGCGCATCTGGCGCATGATGTCGTTGACGTGAAGGCGCTCCGACCGGGGGATGAGCTTGACGACGAGGTCCCCCTTGTTGATTTCGCCTCCCATTCCCGAACCGACGGTGGCGTAGGTGTAGCGCACGTCGTCGCGGGCCCGGACCATGCCGTCCATCTCGCCGAGGAAGCGCTCCATCTCCGCCATGGACGTCCCGGCGGGAAGCTCGAAGGAGATGGTGAAGTCGCCTCTGTCCTCGCTGGGGAAGAAGCCCGTTCCCACGTTGGCGACGAGGACGAGGCCGGCCGCGAAGAGGGCCACGGCGGCTCCGAAGGAGAGCCCTCGATGGGCCACGGCTCCACGGAGGGTACGTCGGTATCCGTCCTCGAGGGCCTCGAGAAAGGCCTCGACGGATCGGGCGATCCGGCCCGGATGGTCGCGGCGGAGGACGCGCGAACAGAGATAGGGCGTCAGCGTCAGCGAGAGGAGCAGAGAGAGGGCGATGGTGGCGACGACGGTGATGCCGAAGTTGTAGAAGAAGCGGCCGATGATGCCGCCCATGAAGGCGACGGGGGCGAAGACGGCGATCGTCGTCGCCGCGCCGGCCAGAACGGAGAAGGCCACCTCCGACGTCCCCTGAGAGGCGGCCAGACGGGGCGCCATCCCCTCCTCGAGATGTCGGTGGACGTTTTCCAGGACGACCGTCGTCGAGTCGACGACGAGGCCCACGGCCAGGGAAATGCCCATCATGGTCAGGTTGTTGACGGTGATCCCCCGGCTTTTGAGTAAGATGAAGCTCCCCAGGAGACAGACGGGAATGGCCACGACGGTGACGAAGGTGGCCCGGAAGGTGCGCAGGAAAAAGAGCATGATGAGGGAACAGAGGGCGACGGCGAAGACGACGTCCCCCTGGGCCCCCTTCATGGAGGCGCGGACGAAATCGGCCTGGTTGTCGACGACCTCCAGCGTGATGCCCGGCGGGGCGTCGCGGCGGAGCTGTTCCAGCTTCTCCATGACGCCCTGGGCCATGGAGACCTCGTTGGCGCCGCGCTGCTTCCGCACGCCCAGGAGGATGACCTCGTCGCCGTTGTAGGTGGCCAGGGTGCGGCGCTCCTCGAAGCCGTCCTCGACGCGGGCCACATCCTCGAGACGGACGATGGCGCCGTTGACGCTGACCAGGGGGAGGCGCTGAAGCTCCTCGACGGTGACGTACTCGCCCTGGAGGCGGAGCTCGTATTCGTTGAGGGCCGTCTCGACGCGGCCCGCCGGCAGCTCGACGTGCTTTTCCGATATGGCGTCCTTGATGTCGCTCACCGTCAGATCCCGCGCCTCGAGGCGGGCCGGGTCGAGCCAGATGCGGATCTCCCTCTCCCTCAGCCCCGGCATGTCGACGTCGCCGACGCCGTTGACGCTCTGGAAGCGGGGCGAGACGACCTTGTCGGCGAAGTGGACCTTCTCCCGATAGGAGGCCGAACCCGTTACGGCGACGGTGACGATGGCCTCGTCGCCGATGGTGAACTTCTGGACCACGGGGGAATCGGCGTCGTCGGGAAGGTCGGCCACGGCCAGGTTCACCTTGTCGCGGACGTCGGCGGCGGCGGCATCGACGTCGCGGTTCAGGTCGAACTCGAGGATGGTCAGGGCCTTCCCCTCGTAGCTGTTGGACCGCATGGCCTCGATGCCCGAGATGGTGCTCAGCTTCTCCTCGATGACATCGGTGACGTCGTTGTCCATGACCTCGGGGCTGGCGCCGCTCATCGTCGTCGAGACGACGACGACGGGCAGATCGACGTCGGGAATGCGCTGGACCCCCATGCTCCCCAGGGCCATGAGGCCGAAGAGGACGAGGGCGGCCGTCGCGATGAGGACCGTGACGGGACGTCTCAGGGAGACATCGGTGATTTTCATGGATTCAGGGCCTCCCTGGGGCAGAGCCCCTCCAGGATGAGATCTCTCACGGCGGCGGCGAAATCGTCGCCGGGGACATCGAGCATGTCAAGAGAAAACTGTCGGGCCAGGCCGACGGCGACGGCGTTGATGGCCGCCTCGGTCAGGGCGGGGTCGACGGAGCGAAAAAACCCCTCCTCGACGCCCCGGACGAGGACGCGACGGATGAAGACCCGCACATCCCACAGGGGGTGGCGGCGGGGGTCGAAATCCTCCCGGCGCAGCTCCTCGTCTTCGTGGTAGGCCTGGATCGTGGCGGCGATGACGCGGCGGTTCCGGTAAAGCCCCTCGAAAAGCCCCTCCAGGACGTCGCCGAGAATCCGGCGGGGATCGCCCGCCTCGGGATCGATGGAGCGGATGAAACGGCGCAGCTCCTCGGTGTTGCGCTCCACGACGAAGCAGAGAATCTCCCTCTTGTCGCGGAAGTAGTTGTAGACCGTCCCCTTGGAGACGCCCGCCTCCTGGGCCAGGCGCTCCATCGTCGTCCCTCTCCACCCTTCCTCCTCGAGAAGGCGCTTGGCCGCCGCAAAGAGCGACTCCCGCATCATCGACTCGAGCACGGCCTTCTTTTTCTCGGAAAGGCGCGCCATGATCTCCCCCCTCTCTGACTCTAAAATGACCGCGGTTCTTTACGATGACCGCCGGTCACGACAGGTCAGTCTACGTTTCTCCGCCCCGCTTGTCAACGCCTTTCCACCGATCCGAATCCGCAGGTTCTTCAAGACAAGCTCCTCGGATCCACCGATTCAAGGCCCGTTCCACTCCCCTCGCCGGTGCAGGTTCGAGGCAGCCGCCTCCGTTTTCCAGGCGCCTCCTGGCCGGCCCCGATGGACTTCCTCCCATCCTGTTCGTGCCCGTGGATAGGGGCCGACCCGCATTCACGGGCGCGACGGGTAAAAACGCCGCCGGGCATGCCGATCCGGAAAGCTCTCGAAGCGCCCGCCGACGTCGGTTCGGGGCATGTCCCTCGCCGCCGGCCTGACGGGACCTCGGCCGCTTGTGCCCGAAGACGGGCAGGAGCGAGGCCGGGGCCTGTGCCGCCGGTCTCGCTCCCCTTTTTGCGATCTGTCGGGAGTAACGTCATCGGGGACGCCGGGAAGGGGCATTTTCCGACGGGTCAGCCCAGCAGATAGCCCTTGCCGCGGAGGACCGCGGCGACGCGCTCCAGGCTTTCCCCGTCGGGCGCCTCGACGCGATGGAGGTGGACGCCGTCGGAAAGGGCCGAAAGGAGTTCGGCCCTCCCCCCCTCGACGCGGGAGACGAAGCGGAGGACATCTTCGCGGGAGCGGAGGTCGAGGGAGCCGGTGAGAGAGCCGTAGAGAGGATGCTCCACCTGGACGTCGACGACATGACCTCCGGCCTCGACGATGGACAGGAGCTCGTCGAGGAGCTCCCCCCGGCCGTGGCGCACGGCGAAGACGGCCGAGAAGACGGCTCCCCCCTCCAGGCGGTAGCCCCAGGGCGTCGATCGGACGGCCCGACCCGACCGGCGCAGGGCCTCCACGTCCTGGACGACGGCCTGGCGGCTCACGCCCAGCTCCTCGGCCAGGAGAGCGCCGTTCAAGGGTTCTTCCGCCGCCTCCAGGCGCTCCAGGATGCGGCGGCAGCGATCTTCCCGGCTCATCTTCTCCCGCGCCACGACAGGCCCCCCTCTTCTTGGAATCTCTTCCGCCATTGTAGCCTCATGATCCCGCAAGGTGGAGAGGCATCGCGCCGGTCCGTCGAAGGACCTGCGCGCAAGGAGGAAACGGATCGATCCTCTTCACAGGCAGCCTTCGTTCCGGGGCCTAGGGCTGAGTCTTCCCCTTCAGGTCCTTCCGTATCGCCTCGAGGTAGGCCTGGCTCTCGTCGGAAAGCTCGACGCCCCGGAGGGCCTTCTCCGCGACGGCGGGAGGCGACGCTTCGCCCTCGGCCAGAGGAGCCCAGCCCCCGCCCAAGGCCTTGAAGAGGCGGATGACGTTGGCGAGCATCTCGCCCTCGCTGACGGCGTGCTGCTCCTCGAGGTCGAGGAGGGCGCTCTGGGCGCTGATGACGTTGTTGAAATCGGTCAGCCCGTGGCCGTACCGATCCTCGGCGACCTGTCTGGCCGTCTGCGCCGCGTCGACGGCGCGGCGCAGGTAGAGGTTGCGATGGCGCTCCTGAGTCTCGGCCGTCAGGGCGTCGCGGACGTCGGCGACGGCCGCGAGAACCGTCTGTTCGTAGGCGGCCAGGGCCTGTTCCTCCTTGGCCGTCTGGACGCGGATGTTGTCCCTGATGGCGCTGCCGTGGAAGATGGGCCACGAGAGCTGGGGGCCGAAGGAGAAGCCGAAGCCGTCCGAGGCCGAGAGTCCCCGGGCCGAGGAGAGGGATTCGAGGCCGATGGAGCCCAGGAGGTTGAGCTTGGGCCAGAAATCGGTCTGGGCCGCCTTCTTGCGGGCCACCTGGGCGACGAGACGACGCTCGGCCTCGTAGATATCGGGGCGCTGGCGAAGAGCGTTGGCCGGAATGCCCACAAGGAGAGACAGGTCCGGCTTGGGCAGAGGCCGGAACTCGCCGAGACGCTCCTCCAGGCTGCCCGGCACCTGGCCGACGAGGACGGCCAGGCGGTTCATGGCCTCCTCGATGGACGTCTTCAGGGGCGGAATGGCCGACCGCGTCCCCTCCATGGTGTAGCGGGCCTGACTGAGGGCCAGCTCATCGGAGAGGCCCGAATCGTACTGGGACTGGAGGAGTTCCACCGTGGCCCTCTGGAGGGCCAGGTTGTTCTCGGCCACGACGAGCCTCTTCTGCAGCGTCCGGAGGGAGACGTAGTTGAGGGCCACCTCCGAGGCGAGACTCACCCAGGCCCCGTGGAGGGCCCCGTACTCGGCCTGCAGGTCGGCCGCACCGGCCTTGATCTTCTGCGTCTGGCCGCCGGAGATGTCCAGCTCCCAGGAGGCATCGATCGCCAGGCTATAGGAATCGCGGGGCCCCACCTGTTTCTGGTCCGCCGTGGCGTCCTCTCCCGTCCGGGATCGGGTGATGGCCGTGCCTCCGTCGAGCCAGGGGAGGAGGGCCGACTTGCTGATACCCAGAGTCGCCCTGGCCTCGGCGAATTTGGACCGGGCCGAGACGATGTCGCGGTTGCCCTCGAGAGAGGCCAGAACCAGCTCCGTCAGCGTCTCGTCTCCCAGGACGTCCCACCAGTGGGCGAGAATTTCGGGCGAAGGCGCCTCCGGGTTTTCGGAAGGGCCTCGGTAGGGCATGGGATAGCGCCGGGCCAGGGCCGTCCACTCCCCCTTTTCCAGCTCCACGTCACCCGAAAGGGGTTTCGAGTCGGCCCAGGCCCCCGAAAAGAGGCCGAAAAGCAGG
The DNA window shown above is from Aminithiophilus ramosus and carries:
- a CDS encoding efflux RND transporter permease subunit, which produces MKITDVSLRRPVTVLIATAALVLFGLMALGSMGVQRIPDVDLPVVVVSTTMSGASPEVMDNDVTDVIEEKLSTISGIEAMRSNSYEGKALTILEFDLNRDVDAAAADVRDKVNLAVADLPDDADSPVVQKFTIGDEAIVTVAVTGSASYREKVHFADKVVSPRFQSVNGVGDVDMPGLREREIRIWLDPARLEARDLTVSDIKDAISEKHVELPAGRVETALNEYELRLQGEYVTVEELQRLPLVSVNGAIVRLEDVARVEDGFEERRTLATYNGDEVILLGVRKQRGANEVSMAQGVMEKLEQLRRDAPPGITLEVVDNQADFVRASMKGAQGDVVFAVALCSLIMLFFLRTFRATFVTVVAIPVCLLGSFILLKSRGITVNNLTMMGISLAVGLVVDSTTVVLENVHRHLEEGMAPRLAASQGTSEVAFSVLAGAATTIAVFAPVAFMGGIIGRFFYNFGITVVATIALSLLLSLTLTPYLCSRVLRRDHPGRIARSVEAFLEALEDGYRRTLRGAVAHRGLSFGAAVALFAAGLVLVANVGTGFFPSEDRGDFTISFELPAGTSMAEMERFLGEMDGMVRARDDVRYTYATVGSGMGGEINKGDLVVKLIPRSERLHVNDIMRQMRRDLSIFRDAKLTLATWGGADLALTLVGDDTASLVAIADPILGELKADGRLTDIDTDVRLDKPRLNIEINRERTDDLDISVRDLSQEIQAYFGGVKSGVFKEGGYRYDIRLMAEGALRSSPSDIENIAVRSGQGQLVRVPGLVDVRPDLSVNVVKRYDRRRSLTIEANATDIPMGQGMELVLAAAGKHLPDDGSVAILPTGRAKHMKENFHYLFIALATAIVLVYMVMAVQFESFLHPFTVMFSLPLLTPGAFGILYLTGMNLDLMSFMGIILLVGIVVNNAILLVDFINQRREAGEDKVTAVLAAGPMRLRPILMTALSTVVGSLPVALGLSEGSEFRQPLSTAVVGGLLTSTFLTLYVIPVVYLILDDIRDRVVLLARFARARLSRRSSRRVLAFETEKQGGKQ
- a CDS encoding transcription repressor NadR, giving the protein MAREKMSREDRCRRILERLEAAEEPLNGALLAEELGVSRQAVVQDVEALRRSGRAVRSTPWGYRLEGGAVFSAVFAVRHGRGELLDELLSIVEAGGHVVDVQVEHPLYGSLTGSLDLRSREDVLRFVSRVEGGRAELLSALSDGVHLHRVEAPDGESLERVAAVLRGKGYLLG
- a CDS encoding TetR/AcrR family transcriptional regulator — protein: MARLSEKKKAVLESMMRESLFAAAKRLLEEEGWRGTTMERLAQEAGVSKGTVYNYFRDKREILCFVVERNTEELRRFIRSIDPEAGDPRRILGDVLEGLFEGLYRNRRVIAATIQAYHEDEELRREDFDPRRHPLWDVRVFIRRVLVRGVEEGFFRSVDPALTEAAINAVAVGLARQFSLDMLDVPGDDFAAAVRDLILEGLCPREALNP
- a CDS encoding efflux transporter outer membrane subunit; the protein is MKKGIIAAMLVLLFGLFSGAWADSKPLSGDVELEKGEWTALARRYPMPYRGPSENPEAPSPEILAHWWDVLGDETLTELVLASLEGNRDIVSARSKFAEARATLGISKSALLPWLDGGTAITRSRTGEDATADQKQVGPRDSYSLAIDASWELDISGGQTQKIKAGAADLQAEYGALHGAWVSLASEVALNYVSLRTLQKRLVVAENNLALQRATVELLQSQYDSGLSDELALSQARYTMEGTRSAIPPLKTSIEEAMNRLAVLVGQVPGSLEERLGEFRPLPKPDLSLLVGIPANALRQRPDIYEAERRLVAQVARKKAAQTDFWPKLNLLGSIGLESLSSARGLSASDGFGFSFGPQLSWPIFHGSAIRDNIRVQTAKEEQALAAYEQTVLAAVADVRDALTAETQERHRNLYLRRAVDAAQTARQVAEDRYGHGLTDFNNVISAQSALLDLEEQHAVSEGEMLANVIRLFKALGGGWAPLAEGEASPPAVAEKALRGVELSDESQAYLEAIRKDLKGKTQP